One window from the genome of Castellaniella sp. MT123 encodes:
- the ruvC gene encoding crossover junction endodeoxyribonuclease RuvC yields the protein MRILGVDPGLRRTGFGVIEAQGSRLRYVASGTIVVPPTLPLHARLKIILDNLREVARDARADQAAVEKVFLNANPASTLLLGQARGAALCALADSGLAVQEYTALQIKKAVVGTGRATKEQIQTMVRHLLTLDGEPAPDAADALACAICHAHCAPLAGRLQALAPDTLSHRTRRLRTGRLIS from the coding sequence ATGCGCATCCTGGGGGTCGATCCGGGCTTGCGACGCACGGGCTTCGGGGTCATCGAGGCCCAGGGGTCCCGGCTGCGGTATGTGGCCAGCGGCACCATTGTCGTGCCGCCCACCCTGCCGCTGCACGCCCGGCTGAAGATCATCCTGGACAATCTGCGCGAAGTCGCGCGCGACGCCCGGGCGGATCAAGCCGCGGTGGAAAAGGTGTTCCTGAACGCCAACCCCGCCTCGACCTTGCTGCTGGGCCAGGCGCGCGGCGCGGCACTCTGCGCCCTGGCCGACAGTGGCCTGGCCGTGCAGGAATACACCGCCCTGCAGATCAAGAAAGCCGTGGTCGGCACGGGCCGTGCCACCAAGGAACAGATCCAGACCATGGTGCGCCACCTGCTGACCCTGGATGGCGAGCCGGCCCCCGACGCGGCCGATGCGCTGGCCTGCGCCATCTGCCATGCCCACTGCGCACCCCTGGCCGGGCGGCTGCAGGCGCTGGCGCCCGACACGCTATCGCACCGGACAAGACGCCTGCGCACCGGGCGGTTGATCTCCTGA
- a CDS encoding zinc-finger domain-containing protein encodes MSSVSESAQQHQDPIVVGAEDLPVFCPGPKSPLWSMHPRTYIEVVKNGVAKCQYCGAEYVLRDGDHPHGHEQAGIRL; translated from the coding sequence ATGAGCAGCGTGTCCGAATCCGCACAGCAACACCAGGATCCCATCGTCGTCGGCGCCGAAGACCTGCCGGTCTTCTGCCCCGGCCCGAAATCGCCCCTCTGGAGCATGCATCCCCGCACCTACATCGAAGTCGTGAAGAACGGCGTCGCAAAATGCCAGTACTGCGGCGCCGAATACGTTCTGCGCGACGGCGACCACCCGCATGGCCACGAACAGGCCGGCATCCGTCTCTGA
- the purH gene encoding bifunctional phosphoribosylaminoimidazolecarboxamide formyltransferase/IMP cyclohydrolase, with product MTIQTALISVSDKSGVLEFAQALAQRGVSLLSTGGTARLLRDAGLQVTEVATHTGSPEILDGRVKTLHPRIHGGLLARRDDPEHMRTLKEQNIPPIDLLVVNLYPFLQTIANPDCILADAIENIDIGGPAMLRSAAKNHGSEQGGVTVVIDPADYPRVLADMDGPAHQPSYGLRLELAAKVYAHTAAYDGAIAAYLSSLATREPAPAKVPEREPWPRVLTVQMRRQQALRYGENPHQGAAFYHDLQVGEGLLAGYRQIQGKELSYNNIADADAALECVRSFPTTACVIVKHANPCGVALGADALAAYRQAFKTDPTSAFGGIIAFNTPVDEATAHAVSEQFLEVLIAPAYTGAALAVLSAKKNVRVLEVRAGAARNPFDVKRVGGGWLVQDPDGHTATEADVKVVTRLAPTAAQMQDLLFAWNVAQYVKSNAIVFCGQSMTLGVGAGQMSRIDSARIASIKAEKAGLSLQGSAVASDAFFPFRDGLDVVADAGATCVIQPGGSIRDDEVIAAADERGIAMVFTGTRHFRH from the coding sequence ATGACCATCCAGACTGCTTTGATCTCCGTGTCCGACAAATCGGGCGTCCTCGAATTCGCCCAGGCGCTGGCCCAGCGCGGGGTATCCCTGCTGTCGACCGGCGGCACCGCCCGCCTGCTGCGCGACGCGGGCCTGCAGGTGACCGAAGTCGCCACCCACACCGGCTCGCCGGAAATCCTGGACGGCCGGGTCAAGACCCTGCACCCCCGCATCCATGGGGGGCTGCTCGCGCGCCGCGACGATCCGGAACACATGCGCACCCTGAAGGAACAGAACATCCCCCCGATCGATCTGCTGGTGGTCAACCTGTACCCGTTCCTGCAGACGATCGCCAACCCGGACTGCATCCTGGCCGATGCCATCGAGAACATCGACATCGGCGGGCCGGCCATGCTGCGCTCGGCCGCGAAAAATCATGGCTCCGAACAGGGCGGCGTGACCGTCGTGATCGACCCGGCAGACTATCCGCGCGTACTGGCCGACATGGACGGTCCGGCCCATCAGCCGTCCTACGGCCTGCGACTGGAACTCGCCGCCAAGGTCTATGCCCATACCGCTGCCTACGACGGCGCGATCGCAGCCTATCTCAGCAGCCTGGCCACCCGCGAACCGGCCCCCGCCAAAGTTCCCGAACGCGAGCCCTGGCCGCGCGTGCTGACCGTCCAGATGCGACGCCAGCAAGCCCTGCGCTACGGCGAGAACCCGCATCAGGGCGCCGCCTTCTATCATGACCTCCAGGTCGGCGAGGGCCTGCTGGCCGGCTATCGCCAGATCCAGGGCAAGGAACTGTCCTACAACAACATCGCCGACGCGGATGCCGCCCTGGAATGCGTACGCAGCTTCCCGACGACGGCCTGCGTCATCGTCAAACACGCCAACCCCTGCGGCGTCGCTCTGGGCGCCGATGCGCTCGCCGCCTATCGCCAGGCATTCAAGACCGACCCGACCTCGGCCTTCGGCGGCATCATCGCCTTCAACACGCCGGTCGACGAAGCCACCGCCCACGCGGTCAGCGAACAATTCCTGGAAGTCCTGATCGCCCCGGCTTACACCGGCGCGGCGCTGGCGGTGCTGTCAGCGAAGAAAAATGTCCGTGTGCTGGAAGTCCGTGCCGGTGCCGCCCGCAACCCCTTCGATGTCAAACGGGTCGGCGGCGGCTGGCTGGTGCAGGACCCGGACGGCCACACCGCCACCGAAGCCGACGTCAAGGTCGTCACGCGTCTGGCCCCGACCGCGGCCCAGATGCAGGACCTGCTGTTCGCCTGGAACGTCGCCCAGTACGTCAAATCCAACGCGATCGTGTTCTGCGGGCAGAGCATGACCCTGGGCGTGGGCGCGGGCCAGATGAGCCGCATCGATTCGGCGCGCATTGCCTCCATCAAGGCGGAAAAGGCCGGCCTGTCCCTGCAAGGCTCGGCGGTCGCGTCGGATGCCTTCTTCCCGTTTCGCGACGGCCTGGATGTGGTGGCTGACGCAGGCGCAACCTGCGTGATCCAGCCCGGTGGCAGCATCCGCGACGACGAGGTCATCGCGGCCGCCGACGAACGCGGCATCGCCATGGTCTTCACCGGCACCCGCCACTTCCGCCACTGA
- a CDS encoding FAD-dependent monooxygenase has translation MSAPTYDLVILGSGPVGCVLALGLARAAPHPDRIALMGPAPAARAPGQSIDPRALALNHGSRQLLRHLDAWPARAADILTVHVSQAGHLGRTLIDQAELAVPRLGSVVAYDDLLESLHAAVARSGVRHIAERPPRPQAGQPVTLRLADGPATSRLVLISDGAQPQGLRRDYDQQAVLATVRAASPIPGRAFERFTRTGPLALLPHPAGHDLYSLVWCARPAQAQALSTLPEAAFDHALQAAFGQRLGRLCRVGAASTFPLSLHAGPSLQGAGIVAVGNAAQTLHPVAGQGLNLGLRDAAQLAHILQPWLATPEQPVQPLLEHYARQRRLDRGLTLGITDTLPRLFATGNPLVRHACGLGLAAMDLLPMLRKPLARHLLQGQRL, from the coding sequence ATGTCAGCCCCGACCTATGACCTCGTGATTCTCGGTTCCGGCCCGGTGGGCTGTGTGCTGGCCCTCGGCCTGGCACGCGCCGCACCGCATCCGGACCGCATCGCGCTGATGGGTCCGGCCCCGGCGGCCCGCGCACCCGGACAATCGATCGATCCGCGCGCCCTGGCCCTGAACCACGGCAGCCGCCAGCTGCTGCGGCATCTGGACGCCTGGCCGGCTCGGGCGGCCGACATTCTCACCGTTCACGTCTCGCAGGCCGGGCACCTGGGGCGCACGTTGATCGACCAAGCGGAACTCGCCGTCCCCCGCCTGGGCAGCGTAGTGGCCTACGATGATCTGCTCGAATCCCTGCATGCCGCCGTCGCGCGCAGCGGTGTGCGACACATCGCCGAGCGCCCCCCCCGCCCGCAAGCCGGGCAGCCAGTCACCTTGCGGCTGGCCGACGGCCCGGCCACCAGCCGCCTGGTCCTGATATCGGACGGCGCACAGCCCCAGGGGCTGCGCCGCGACTACGACCAGCAGGCGGTACTGGCCACGGTGCGGGCCGCCAGCCCGATCCCGGGGCGCGCCTTCGAACGCTTCACCCGCACCGGGCCACTGGCCCTGTTGCCGCATCCGGCCGGCCATGATCTGTACAGCCTGGTCTGGTGCGCCCGCCCCGCACAGGCCCAGGCGCTGTCCACCCTGCCGGAAGCCGCCTTCGACCACGCCCTGCAGGCCGCATTCGGCCAGCGCCTGGGCCGGCTATGCCGGGTCGGCGCCGCCAGCACGTTCCCCTTGTCCCTGCATGCGGGGCCCAGTCTGCAGGGCGCGGGCATCGTGGCTGTCGGCAATGCCGCCCAGACTCTGCACCCGGTGGCCGGCCAGGGGCTGAACCTGGGGCTGCGCGACGCGGCCCAGCTGGCGCACATCCTGCAGCCCTGGCTGGCCACGCCAGAACAGCCAGTCCAGCCCCTGCTGGAACACTATGCCCGGCAGCGCCGCCTGGATCGCGGGCTGACCCTCGGGATCACCGATACCCTGCCGCGCCTGTTCGCCACGGGCAACCCGCTGGTGCGCCATGCCTGCGGCCTGGGGTTGGCCGCGATGGACCTGCTGCCGATGCTGCGCAAGCCACTGGCCCGCCATCTGCTGCAGGGCCAGCGCCTGTAA
- the dusB gene encoding tRNA dihydrouridine synthase DusB encodes MRIGTWTLPHPVCVAPMAGVTDRPYRRLCKALGAAYAVSEMAASNPRLWDSVKTSRRLDHTGEPDPVAVQIAGADPDMLAEAALFNVRKGARIIDINMGCPAKKVCNVASGSALLRDEALVARILQRVVAACAPLGIPVTLKTRTGWDRDSRNAVRVARLAEDCGIAALTLHGRTRCDLYTGEAEYDTIRDVRQAIRIPLIANGDIDSPEKARRVLDYTGADAIMVGRAAQGRPWIFREIAHYLAHGTHLPPPTYGELREHLLSHLEDHYTFYGEYTGVRTARKHIGWYLADLPGTDALLPAIMTLGSTEQQSRALRRWLEDQSADAPAIPVLH; translated from the coding sequence ATGCGCATCGGAACCTGGACCCTGCCCCACCCGGTCTGCGTGGCCCCCATGGCGGGGGTCACCGACCGCCCCTATCGACGCCTGTGCAAGGCGTTGGGGGCTGCCTATGCCGTCTCGGAAATGGCCGCCAGCAATCCGCGTCTGTGGGACAGCGTGAAGACATCCCGGCGGCTGGACCACACCGGCGAGCCGGATCCAGTCGCCGTGCAGATCGCCGGGGCCGACCCGGACATGCTGGCCGAGGCCGCCCTGTTCAACGTCCGCAAAGGCGCGCGCATCATCGACATCAACATGGGCTGTCCGGCCAAGAAAGTCTGCAACGTCGCTTCCGGGTCCGCCCTGCTGCGCGACGAGGCGCTTGTTGCCCGCATCCTTCAGCGCGTCGTGGCCGCCTGCGCACCCCTGGGCATCCCGGTCACATTGAAGACCCGCACCGGCTGGGACCGCGACAGCCGCAATGCCGTCCGGGTCGCCCGGCTGGCGGAAGACTGCGGCATCGCCGCCCTGACCCTGCACGGGCGCACCCGCTGCGACCTGTACACCGGCGAGGCGGAATACGACACCATCCGCGACGTCCGGCAAGCCATCCGCATCCCCCTGATCGCCAATGGCGATATCGACAGCCCCGAAAAAGCCCGGCGGGTTCTAGACTACACTGGGGCCGACGCAATCATGGTCGGTCGCGCCGCCCAGGGCCGTCCCTGGATCTTCCGTGAAATCGCTCACTATCTGGCGCACGGCACGCATCTGCCGCCACCCACGTATGGCGAATTGCGCGAGCATCTGCTCAGCCACCTCGAAGACCACTACACGTTCTACGGCGAATACACCGGGGTGCGCACGGCCCGCAAGCACATCGGCTGGTATCTGGCGGATCTGCCCGGCACCGATGCGCTGCTGCCCGCGATCATGACACTAGGCAGCACCGAACAACAATCCCGCGCGCTGCGCCGCTGGCTGGAAGATCAATCCGCTGACGCACCCGCAATCCCTGTCTTACACTGA
- a CDS encoding cytochrome c oxidase assembly protein: MDPLAWLQPWEFSPVLVMAFLASAWLFVRGRQVHRVGRARQALFWIGWVLLYLSLHTRVDYYAERMFFIHRLQHLVLHHLGPLLVMGAYPGQVMRAGLPPAWRTGLAAARRRPLLRGLETLATHRFLIPFLFVVLVLVWLEPTVQFYSMLDWRIYRFMNWSVVISGLLYWNLILDRRPHPPAVMSAGGRVFSPVFTMVPQMVAGAAIAFTTHDLYPVFELCGRALPSFGALDDQVIGGLIMWVPAGLIESFGLLYALGTLMRLSSRGRLPPSRRRVARQPVGA; encoded by the coding sequence ATGGACCCGCTTGCCTGGCTGCAGCCCTGGGAATTCTCTCCCGTCCTGGTCATGGCCTTTCTGGCCTCGGCATGGCTGTTCGTGCGCGGGCGGCAGGTGCATCGGGTGGGGCGCGCGCGTCAGGCCCTGTTCTGGATCGGCTGGGTATTGCTGTACTTGTCCCTGCACACCCGCGTCGATTATTACGCCGAACGCATGTTCTTCATTCACCGCCTGCAGCATCTGGTGCTGCACCACCTCGGGCCGTTGCTCGTCATGGGGGCGTATCCGGGGCAGGTGATGCGCGCGGGGCTGCCGCCGGCCTGGCGTACTGGCCTGGCCGCCGCTCGTCGTCGCCCGCTGTTGCGCGGCCTCGAAACTCTCGCCACGCATCGTTTCCTGATTCCTTTTCTGTTTGTGGTGCTGGTGCTGGTCTGGCTGGAGCCCACCGTCCAGTTCTACTCCATGCTGGACTGGCGTATCTACCGGTTCATGAACTGGTCGGTCGTCATCAGCGGGCTGCTCTACTGGAACCTAATCCTCGACCGGCGACCCCATCCGCCAGCGGTCATGTCGGCGGGTGGCCGGGTGTTTTCCCCGGTATTCACCATGGTGCCGCAGATGGTGGCCGGCGCCGCGATCGCCTTCACCACCCACGACCTTTACCCCGTATTCGAATTGTGCGGGCGCGCGCTTCCCAGTTTCGGGGCGCTCGACGATCAGGTGATCGGCGGGCTGATCATGTGGGTGCCCGCCGGGCTGATCGAGTCCTTCGGGCTTCTTTATGCCCTGGGGACGTTGATGCGCCTGTCGTCGCGTGGGCGTCTGCCGCCATCCAGGCGGCGCGTGGCGCGCCAGCCGGTCGGCGCCTGA
- a CDS encoding DEAD/DEAH box helicase produces MTETSPTDPIAEQPVTFGQFGLHPGIMRAIEATGYVSATPIQAKAIPIALTGRDVMGAAQTGTGKTAAFSLPILHRLMPYANTSASPARHPVRALILTPTRELADQVHENVHRYSQYVPLRTAVVFGGVDIRPQRDQLRQGCEILIATPGRLLDHVEQRNVNLGQVGILVLDEADRMLDMGFLPDLDRIMRLLPPGRQGLLFSATFSPEIRKLGRTFLRTPVEIEVARPNATADTVTQIAYPLEGEAKRRAVVHLVKSRQLSQVIVFSNTKIGCSRLARQLEQDGVRAESIHGNKSQIERMKALDAFKAGTLEVLVATDVAARGLDVAGIPCVINYDLPRNPEDYVHRIGRTGRAGAQGEAIALFAPEEERYLLDIEKLIRTKIPRGELDLPRLPRRRPVGAHREGGYGRHTPEQPLDDFFTKPYEPATPLEQVPALEMRPAVTPARQPVGVLLGGVRKPA; encoded by the coding sequence ATGACCGAAACCTCCCCTACAGATCCCATTGCCGAACAGCCCGTGACGTTTGGCCAGTTTGGCCTGCACCCCGGCATCATGCGGGCCATCGAAGCCACCGGCTACGTCTCGGCCACGCCGATCCAGGCCAAGGCCATTCCCATCGCCCTGACCGGGCGCGACGTCATGGGGGCAGCCCAGACCGGCACCGGCAAGACCGCGGCGTTTTCCCTGCCGATCCTGCATCGCCTGATGCCGTATGCCAATACCAGCGCATCGCCCGCGCGGCATCCGGTGCGGGCGCTGATCCTCACGCCGACGCGCGAACTCGCCGATCAGGTCCACGAAAACGTCCATCGCTACAGCCAATATGTGCCTCTGCGCACGGCGGTAGTGTTCGGCGGGGTGGATATCCGGCCGCAGCGCGACCAGTTGCGCCAGGGGTGCGAGATCCTGATCGCCACGCCCGGCCGGCTGCTGGACCACGTCGAACAGCGCAACGTCAATCTGGGGCAGGTCGGCATCCTGGTGCTCGACGAGGCCGACCGTATGCTGGACATGGGGTTCCTGCCGGATCTGGACCGCATCATGCGGTTGTTGCCGCCGGGTCGCCAGGGCCTGCTGTTTTCCGCCACGTTCAGCCCGGAAATCCGCAAGCTCGGCCGCACCTTTCTGCGCACCCCGGTCGAAATCGAGGTCGCCCGGCCCAATGCCACGGCCGACACCGTGACGCAGATCGCCTATCCCCTGGAAGGCGAGGCCAAGCGCCGCGCTGTGGTGCATCTGGTGAAATCCCGCCAGCTCAGCCAGGTCATCGTGTTTTCCAACACCAAGATCGGCTGCAGCCGCCTGGCGCGCCAGCTCGAACAGGATGGCGTGCGGGCCGAATCCATCCATGGCAACAAATCCCAGATCGAGCGCATGAAGGCGCTGGACGCCTTCAAGGCCGGCACGCTGGAAGTGCTGGTGGCGACCGACGTCGCCGCGCGCGGCCTGGACGTGGCGGGGATTCCCTGCGTGATCAATTACGATCTGCCGCGCAATCCCGAAGACTACGTCCACCGCATCGGGCGCACCGGGCGCGCCGGCGCCCAGGGCGAGGCCATCGCCCTGTTCGCCCCGGAAGAAGAGCGCTATCTGCTGGACATCGAAAAACTCATCAGGACAAAAATCCCGCGCGGCGAGCTCGACCTGCCACGCTTGCCGCGACGCCGTCCGGTCGGTGCGCACCGGGAAGGCGGATACGGCCGGCATACACCGGAACAGCCCCTGGACGATTTCTTCACCAAACCCTACGAGCCAGCCACGCCCCTCGAACAGGTTCCGGCCCTCGAAATGCGTCCTGCGGTGACGCCGGCCCGCCAGCCGGTGGGCGTATTGCTGGGTGGCGTGCGCAAGCCCGCCTGA
- a CDS encoding alpha/beta fold hydrolase — protein MATNRPASVSDPSARVDTSHCPVPVWLPGGHAQTLYGAFCAQHPAIWFVRERVDTPDGDFVDLDWCGPGLNPNEQPDGQPTPHESGLVGTAARRWLDIADWPRLPADSPALILFHGLEGNSLSPYMQAIAHAFRSQGWIVVAAHFRGCSGVPNRMARAYYSGDSAEIAFMLDHVRSRLPQARWHAVGVSLGGNALLKHLGEAGRSIQGLEAAAAVSVPMNLPACGQRLSDTFLGRQLYSRYFLHSIRRKIFEKAQEFPGSIDVMRTQHMRSLREFDDLYTAPMHGYRNALDYWTRAASLPLLPGIRVPTLILNARNDPFVPEASLPGSRDTSGDVLLHQPGQGGHAAFVTGMFPGNLRWLPTRLLHFFRTGG, from the coding sequence ATGGCCACGAACAGGCCGGCATCCGTCTCTGACCCGTCAGCCCGCGTCGACACCAGCCACTGCCCGGTTCCGGTCTGGCTGCCGGGCGGGCATGCCCAGACGCTGTACGGCGCCTTCTGCGCGCAGCATCCGGCGATCTGGTTCGTCCGCGAGCGTGTGGACACCCCCGACGGCGACTTCGTGGACCTGGACTGGTGCGGCCCGGGGCTCAACCCCAACGAACAGCCGGACGGCCAACCGACCCCGCACGAATCCGGGCTGGTGGGCACCGCAGCGCGGCGCTGGCTCGATATCGCCGACTGGCCGCGACTGCCTGCCGACAGTCCGGCGCTGATCCTGTTTCACGGGCTCGAAGGCAACAGCCTGAGCCCATACATGCAGGCCATTGCCCATGCCTTTCGCAGCCAGGGCTGGATCGTGGTGGCCGCGCATTTCCGTGGTTGCTCGGGGGTGCCCAACCGAATGGCGCGCGCCTACTACAGCGGCGACTCGGCCGAAATCGCCTTCATGCTGGACCACGTCCGCAGCCGACTGCCACAGGCCCGATGGCATGCCGTCGGCGTCTCGCTGGGCGGCAACGCCCTGCTCAAGCATCTGGGCGAGGCCGGTCGCAGTATCCAGGGGCTTGAGGCCGCGGCCGCAGTGTCCGTCCCCATGAATCTGCCGGCCTGCGGCCAGCGCCTCTCGGACACTTTCCTGGGGCGACAGCTGTATTCACGGTATTTCCTGCACAGCATCCGCCGCAAGATCTTCGAAAAGGCCCAGGAATTTCCCGGTTCCATCGACGTCATGCGCACCCAGCACATGCGCAGCCTGCGCGAATTCGACGACCTGTACACCGCCCCCATGCATGGCTATCGCAACGCGCTGGATTACTGGACCCGCGCGGCCAGCCTGCCGCTGCTGCCCGGCATCCGCGTCCCGACGCTGATCCTGAACGCCCGCAATGATCCATTCGTCCCCGAGGCATCCCTGCCCGGCAGCCGGGATACGTCCGGCGACGTGCTGCTGCACCAGCCAGGCCAGGGGGGGCATGCCGCCTTCGTGACCGGCATGTTCCCCGGCAATCTACGCTGGCTGCCGACGCGGCTGCTGCATTTCTTCCGGACGGGCGGGTGA
- a CDS encoding branched-chain amino acid transaminase, with translation MSMSDRDGVIWYDGKLVPWREATTHVLTHSLHYGLSVFEGVRAYKTDHGTAIFRLEDHTRRLFNSAHIYQMKIPFTREAISEAQVEVVRRNELESCYIRPIVFYGSEKMGVSPKGAQVHVAIAAWAWGAYLGEDALKQGIRVKISSYARQHVNVTMPRAKIASTYANSILANTEALEHGYDEAILLDTEGFVAEGSGENLFIVRDGVLYEPDIACALTGITRASIHQIAADLDLRIVSRRLTRDDLYIADEAFFTGTAAEVTPIREIDGRQIGAGERGPITAQLQKAFFDAVSGKTPKYHHWLSKV, from the coding sequence ATGTCCATGTCCGACCGTGACGGGGTGATCTGGTATGACGGCAAACTCGTGCCCTGGCGCGAGGCAACCACCCACGTCCTGACGCACTCACTGCATTACGGCCTGTCCGTCTTCGAGGGCGTCCGGGCCTACAAGACCGACCATGGCACGGCCATCTTCCGCCTGGAAGACCACACCCGGCGCTTGTTCAATTCCGCGCACATCTACCAGATGAAGATCCCCTTCACGCGCGAGGCGATCTCCGAGGCCCAGGTCGAGGTCGTGCGCCGCAACGAACTCGAATCCTGCTACATCCGCCCGATCGTGTTCTACGGTTCCGAAAAAATGGGGGTCTCGCCCAAGGGCGCTCAGGTGCACGTGGCCATCGCCGCCTGGGCCTGGGGCGCCTATCTGGGTGAAGACGCCCTGAAACAAGGCATCCGGGTCAAGATCTCGTCCTACGCCCGCCAGCACGTCAACGTCACCATGCCGCGCGCGAAGATCGCCAGCACCTATGCCAACTCCATCCTGGCCAACACAGAAGCCCTGGAACACGGCTACGACGAAGCCATCCTGCTGGACACTGAAGGCTTCGTGGCCGAAGGCTCCGGAGAAAACCTGTTCATCGTGCGCGACGGCGTCCTGTACGAACCGGACATCGCCTGCGCCCTGACCGGCATCACCCGCGCCTCGATCCACCAGATCGCGGCCGATCTCGACCTGCGGATCGTCTCCCGCCGTCTCACCCGCGACGATCTCTACATCGCGGACGAAGCCTTCTTCACCGGCACCGCCGCCGAAGTCACCCCCATCCGCGAAATCGACGGCCGCCAGATCGGCGCCGGCGAGCGCGGCCCCATCACCGCCCAATTGCAGAAAGCCTTCTTCGATGCCGTTTCGGGCAAAACCCCGAAATACCATCACTGGCTCTCGAAGGTCTGA
- a CDS encoding helix-turn-helix domain-containing protein — MPTTTPLEQAVRDQLDRYFEDLGESAPNDMLAMVNLCVERTVLLVAMERTEGNQTRAADMLGITRGTLRKKLQVHQLTA, encoded by the coding sequence ATGCCTACCACCACGCCCCTGGAACAAGCCGTTCGCGACCAGCTCGACCGCTACTTCGAAGACCTCGGGGAATCCGCGCCCAACGACATGCTGGCCATGGTCAACCTCTGCGTCGAACGCACCGTCCTGCTGGTCGCGATGGAACGCACTGAAGGCAACCAGACGCGCGCCGCCGACATGCTCGGCATCACCCGCGGCACTTTGCGCAAGAAACTCCAGGTTCATCAGCTGACGGCCTGA
- a CDS encoding M48 family metalloprotease encodes MKGGIRVRQAGRALCLVGALACALPAWGQPMGLPSLGAVSSAELSPVVERTLGQAIMEEGRHDPTYIADLDVNQYLTGMGRRLAAHAPQPLSQTITVFAVRDPSINAFALPGGFIGVNSGLVVGAQSESELAGVLAHEIGHVMQRHIARGIAQQSEGTGLMVASLIGALLAGLAGQGNLAMGVAAFGQAATIDRQLGFSRGAEQEADRAGFQMMRQAGFDPHGMLDMFRRLMNASRLNEGHGGGYASTHPLSIQRLSDIENRLAELPPATVRVDPEFWFVRTRLALIQSRGNEDRQRLVEILRSDVRDRQGARKAAALYGLAWLDWKAGHAADAERQLAAAREIQPAPQVDILAIQLAQSRGSTAAVDAAAQAWKRWPDSQAVAQERARALQSAGQDQAAVAFLRAAVKQWPRIPEFQQLLANGLERLGDHIEAHEAMASYFEQTGALPTAVEHLQQARSLSKDFYVQSRLDMRIRALREQLDTQRALLAPYKK; translated from the coding sequence ATGAAGGGTGGAATTCGGGTGCGGCAAGCAGGGCGGGCACTGTGTCTGGTGGGCGCGCTGGCGTGCGCGCTGCCGGCCTGGGGACAGCCGATGGGCCTGCCGTCGCTAGGGGCGGTCTCCTCGGCCGAATTGTCTCCCGTCGTCGAACGGACATTGGGCCAGGCCATCATGGAAGAAGGCCGCCACGATCCCACCTACATCGCCGATCTGGACGTCAACCAGTACCTGACCGGCATGGGCCGCCGGCTGGCTGCCCATGCCCCGCAGCCTCTCAGCCAGACCATCACCGTGTTCGCGGTGCGCGATCCGTCCATCAACGCCTTCGCCTTGCCCGGTGGCTTCATCGGGGTCAACAGCGGCCTCGTCGTGGGGGCGCAGAGCGAATCCGAACTGGCCGGTGTGCTGGCGCACGAGATCGGCCACGTCATGCAGCGCCACATTGCGCGCGGCATCGCCCAGCAATCCGAGGGTACCGGCCTCATGGTCGCCAGCCTGATTGGTGCCTTGCTGGCCGGGCTGGCGGGTCAGGGTAATCTGGCCATGGGGGTGGCCGCGTTCGGTCAGGCCGCGACCATCGACCGCCAACTGGGCTTTTCCCGGGGCGCCGAACAAGAGGCGGACCGGGCCGGGTTCCAGATGATGCGCCAGGCGGGTTTCGATCCGCACGGCATGCTCGACATGTTCCGGCGCCTGATGAATGCCTCGCGCCTGAATGAAGGCCATGGCGGCGGCTATGCATCGACACACCCGTTGTCCATTCAGCGGCTGTCCGACATCGAGAACCGCTTGGCGGAATTGCCGCCCGCGACTGTGCGTGTCGATCCCGAGTTCTGGTTCGTGCGCACGCGTCTCGCGCTGATCCAGTCCCGTGGCAACGAGGACCGTCAACGGCTTGTCGAGATCCTGAGAAGCGACGTTCGTGATCGGCAAGGCGCCCGCAAGGCGGCTGCGCTCTACGGGCTGGCTTGGCTGGACTGGAAGGCGGGTCATGCGGCGGATGCCGAACGGCAACTGGCGGCGGCACGGGAAATCCAGCCTGCACCGCAGGTGGACATCCTGGCGATCCAGTTGGCGCAATCCCGGGGATCCACGGCTGCGGTGGATGCGGCGGCGCAAGCCTGGAAGCGATGGCCGGACAGCCAGGCCGTGGCCCAGGAACGTGCCCGCGCCCTGCAGTCCGCGGGTCAGGATCAGGCCGCGGTCGCCTTTTTGCGAGCCGCCGTCAAGCAGTGGCCCCGGATTCCGGAATTCCAGCAGTTGCTCGCCAACGGCCTGGAGCGTTTGGGCGACCATATCGAGGCGCACGAGGCCATGGCGTCCTATTTCGAACAGACGGGCGCCTTGCCCACCGCCGTGGAACACCTGCAGCAGGCGCGCAGCCTGTCGAAGGATTTCTACGTCCAGTCGCGGCTGGACATGCGCATCCGCGCTTTGCGCGAACAGCTGGATACGCAGCGTGCCTTGCTGGCGCCATACAAGAAATAA